One window of Enterobacter sp. RHBSTW-00175 genomic DNA carries:
- the lrp gene encoding leucine-responsive transcriptional regulator Lrp, with protein sequence MVDSKKRPGKDLDRIDRNILNELQKDGRISNVELSKRVGLSPTPCLERVRRLERQGFIQGYTALLNPHYLDASLLVFVEITLNRGAPDVFEQFNSAVQKLEEIQECHLVSGDFDYLLKTRVPDMSAYRKLLGETLLRLPGVNDTRTYVVMEEVKQSNRLVIKTR encoded by the coding sequence ATGGTAGATAGCAAGAAGCGCCCTGGCAAAGACCTCGACCGTATCGATCGTAACATTCTTAATGAATTGCAAAAGGATGGGCGTATTTCCAACGTCGAGCTTTCAAAACGTGTGGGACTTTCCCCGACGCCGTGCCTTGAGCGTGTGCGCCGACTGGAAAGACAGGGTTTTATTCAGGGCTATACGGCTCTGCTGAACCCGCATTATCTGGATGCCTCACTTCTGGTATTTGTTGAGATTACTCTGAATCGTGGTGCGCCGGATGTGTTTGAGCAATTTAACTCCGCTGTACAAAAACTTGAAGAAATTCAAGAGTGTCACTTGGTTTCCGGTGATTTCGACTACCTGTTGAAAACCCGTGTGCCAGACATGTCCGCCTACCGTAAGCTGCTGGGTGAAACCCTGCTGCGTCTGCCAGGCGTGAACGACACACGTACCTATGTGGTGATGGAAGAGGTCAAACAGAGCAATCGTCTGGTTATTAAGACGCGCTAA